TTTGTAAGGAGACCAAAAGATCTGAGCTTTGTGGCTGCTTTACTTTCCCCTGCTCGTGCTTTACTAGGTCCGCTATACAGCCCTTGCACAGGGTCTTGGTCCAGCTCTACTTAAGGGACACTTTGCAGGAAGGGCACCTTTTCTTAGAGGAGGGAGGGGTATGCTTTGTCTTTTCCCGTGCCTTCTGTAATTTAGAACAGAAAAGCACCCCATTAGGACCTCAGCAAAAGCCCTCTCCAAAACCCATGTACCGGGGGGGGGTTCTGCCCCGttccggaaatgacgtcacccgctaTATCACCCTGGAACGAACCGAGAGTGTAATTCGCAGTGTTTACTGGGAAgttgggtggagctacgctctctccaggtgctgtcctgaaagacgctttgAGAAAAAGGCTGATATTGTGCAGTGAGCATCTTGACCCTTGAACAGGTTCTGTGTAAACCGTAGGTGACAAaatagcctgggggggggggggggagagaatgcagctaccacatgcaTGTACTGGTAAGCTGTACTACACTCCATTTTTGTTTATGCTTTAGATACACAGAACAGTACCCAATTACAAAGGTTATGGCACGGCACTGCCGGTGATgtcaagttaggcccctttcacacttgtgtgacttgggactgcaaagtcacatgacaggtcgttccccatgatttccaatgataaccattcatatatgtgcaacttcaagtcatgccgacttcaaagtagtccctgtactactttgctcCAACTTTCATacgatttgaggtccatagacctcaaatttacacaggcattccctgaaatcacagcaaaatttaagttgtggcagtgtgaaagggacATTACAGACTAACGCCCAGTTCTATGCAATAACACCTTCACAGGAGTTAAAAGGACAGGTTCACCTTTGGGAacttgttacatgttccacccaattTCAGGGCggaacatgtagcatgttcccagtgctgcagccgcACCACCCCCCGTGACAGCACTACAGAGAAAAGTTCCCCCTACTAGCTGCCATTATTTGATATCAGCATGGCTGTGCGGGGCACCACCTATAGGGTCACGTCATTCAGACACATAGCACCGTTtgtctgaatgaactacaagtctcgacatccttagcggctgtcagcctgtagttctcaatgaactatcacaGTGCTGTGGAgaactgtggtagttcattgagtcttgcTGTCAGGGAGCATCAACTTACCCATACAGGATATACGGGCAAGCCGATACACTGACATTATGCAGAAGACCttcatggcatcagcgatctgctgatcatgggtgcaatgctttccagactcctgcaacagaaaataaaaaaatgcacattttttttatctgaAGCTGAACCTATCCTTTAAGGTAACATAGGATGCAAGGACATAGATTTACTTTCTACATTTTTACCTGCAGCCCCCAGATTGTTTATACACATTTCTTTCTCACAGAGTAATGCTTTGTTCAACCAATCATCAGCCCCCAACAAAaagtcatttgtaaaaaaaaaaaaaaaggaagctgctGAGGTATTTGTGTAGTATACTTAAAAAGAGGAAGGAAGTAAGGAAGTAAAGCCTGATGGGCTGCACTAAAATGAAGACATACTGCATTTTATTGCAACACACTGCCAAATCATACAGCAAGCAGCGTCCTGGTGTACATTGCTGGGAATGAAGTGCACATTTTGCACACTCAAATAAAGTTCATACAAAAAAAAGGGAGCCACGTGATGCACTGAAacatgcaccacactgccccctaccacTGCCGGAGCCATGAATAGCTCCATCAGCTCTGCGTTGTTTTGTGAATACAGCCTAAAGCATTAAAGAACAGGCATTTGCACAGGAGTTTCCACCCAGAACTAATTCTGGATTTCCATCTGAATTACTGGCATCTTTCACTGTTTAACATGGTAATAGCAACCTATACCAGTGGTTTAAGCCATTTTGCTAGATATGCAACGAATGGATCTATGCAAGGCTCTTCTGTTTGACTTCATCAAGTGGGGCCAGGAACTCTGCTTAGGATTCTGCTACAAACCCAAGGCAGTGGCTGACATCTGCCAAATTGTTTTTCatatatacttttctttttttagagaGCAGCAGAAGGGCTGGATCATAGGTGCCTATGCATTCCCCTGCAGTGTGAttctggcagcccattcatttgaatggcctgcaaattgcaaaaaaaaaaacaaacacacaaaaagtagtgcatgcactacatttAAAAAACGTGCTGCACCAAATCTCACGGTACTGCGGTACCAAGCGATCTGGTGCTGGCAAACACTGCGATTGAGGTCCTGTTAAGAATGTACTGACACCCTTAGCAGATCGCAAAGGCAATGTTTTTTGAACGCAGTGCAGGAAATGTGCCTTTCCCACACAGCATTCTGGTTGAACTGGCCCGAAAGGTAATTTATCTGCTTCCTAAACAATTGACTTATTAAAAAACGTTTTGTCCCTTAAACAATGAAAAGTGATCTGCTTTATACATAACTTTATCAAATTTTAACAGCATAACATACATTTACATGTTTATAATAAAACCCTGCACATTATATCCCCAAGTCCACTGCTGTGATACTATGATGCATTTATCCTCATCTGTAATAGATTTGAAGACTATTACACAGCACAGCTGTCCATCTCAATGTTGTACATGCACCTGGGTAATGTCATTGAATTTCCCATCTGGAGGATTGTATTTCGGTATAGGTGCAGTGTTGCAAGGTCCCTGATGCTCCAGGGGAAACAAGCTTAGATCACAGCGCACTGCTGCTTGATAAAGCTCTTCTGACTCAAGGCGTAGCTCATCCAAAGCTTTTCTTTGTGCTTCCAGAAGAGTTTCAATACTCCTCTGCTCTGCTTCATGTTCTTCCTGCTTGACCCGTGCCCATTTCTTTATCAGTAGTGCTCTTCTCTCCTGTTCATCTTCAGAGAGCTTTGGGGTCGGCCTAATCCTGTCAGAAAAACAAACTTGTTTTAGTTAATTTTCAGTCTCCcccaagtactgtagctgctggcttttaaagcAGAGCTACACCCAAAAGTCAACCCCCCCCTCCAAACTACCACATTTGGCAGGTATTTGCTAACACTTACGGGTAAGTTCGTCACAGCGATCTTCGAGTATGtcaggcccctc
This window of the Aquarana catesbeiana isolate 2022-GZ linkage group LG01, ASM4218655v1, whole genome shotgun sequence genome carries:
- the MRPL40 gene encoding large ribosomal subunit protein mL40; translation: MSVAACSALLRVCRQGGKSCPPWVWRRESHWQTSLLGLRTTLPMRAEPKKKKKADPKRDQVVRDRLRKKLKKLERVPPELIPIDDFTPSPKLMEESRIRPTPKLSEDEQERRALLIKKWARVKQEEHEAEQRSIETLLEAQRKALDELRLESEELYQAAVRCDLSLFPLEHQGPCNTAPIPKYNPPDGKFNDITQVHVQH